In one Podarcis muralis chromosome 7, rPodMur119.hap1.1, whole genome shotgun sequence genomic region, the following are encoded:
- the B3GNT8 gene encoding UDP-GlcNAc:betaGal beta-1,3-N-acetylglucosaminyltransferase 8 isoform X2, which yields MKPSRCITVATALLSLVALKAYIEWTVEEAERVPTPHGGHGVPTTAQPSKEDLPAFTLQRFNASLHQLRQSIPRTNAYWNEKQHQIFQDLDDGLVNTSWNDCSAGPEAASRVAKISDFSSYPELYRNFLLYDECRNFSLLINQAGKCSGTKNRTFLLLAIKSLPGNFAARQAVRDTWGREGEPGGLPVRTVFLLGTAQGRLGPRLQNLVEYESRSYGDILMWDFEDTFFNLTLKDFLFLSWTAEYCRDVRYILKGDDDVFINTPKVLEYLGSLDANKMLYMGQVMANASPFRVRRSKYYVPESYYVGPYPSYAGGGGYIFSGPLVRWLHLISRHIAFYPIDDVYTGLCFQALGILPEAHPGFLTFDIAEKDRSDPCVHSRLLLVHRRSPQQTFQLWKQITDPNLSC from the coding sequence ATGAAACCTTCGCGGTGCATCACCGTGGCTACCGCTTTGCTTAGTCTGGTGGCCCTCAAAGCCTACATTGAGTGGACTGTGGAGGAGGCTGAGAGGGTCCCGACCCCTCACGGGGGGCACGGCGTCCCGACCACGGCCCAGCCCTCCAAGGAGGACTTGCCGGCCTTCACCCTGCAGCGCTTCAACGCCTCCTTGCACCAGCTGCGCCAGAGTATCCCACGGACGAACGCCTACTGGAACGAGAAGCAGCACCAGATCTTCCAGGACTTGGACGACGGGCTGGTGAACACTTCATGGAACGACTGTTCCGCCGGGCCCGAGGCAGCAAGCCGGGTGGCCAAAATCAGCGACTTCAGCTCCTATCCAGAACTTTACAGGAACTTCCTCCTCTACGACGAATGCCGGAACTTCTCTCTCTTGATCAACCAAGCGGGCAAGTGTTCTGGCACCAAGAACCGCACTTTCCTGCTCTTGGCTATCAAATCTCTGCCGGGGAATTTTGCCGCCCGCCAGGCCGTGCGGGACACGTGGGGGCGCGAGGGCGAGCCTGGAGGGTTGCCCGTCCGCACGGTCTTCTTGCTGGGCACGGCCCAGGGCCGCTTGGGGCCTCGGCTCCAGAACCTGGTGGAGTACGAGAGCCGGAGCTACGGCGACATCTTGATGTGGGACTTTGAGGACACCTTCTTCAACTTGACCCTGAAGGACTTCCTCTTCCTCAGCTGGACCGCAGAGTACTGCCGGGACGTGCGCTACATCCTCAAGGGGGACGACGACGTCTTCATCAACACACCCAAGGTCTTGGAGTACCTGGGGTCTCTAGACGCCAACAAGATGCTCTACATGGGCCAAGTGATGGCCAACGCTTCGCCGTTCCGTGTCCGCCGGAGCAAATACTACGTCCCCGAGTCGTATTACGTGGGGCCTTACCCGTCCTACGCGGGGGGCGGGGGGTATATCTTCTCAGGGCCGCTAGTCCGCTGGCTCCACCTCATCTCCCGACACATCGCGTTCTACCCCATTGACGACGTTTACACGGGCCTTTGCTTCCAAGCCCTGGGCATCCTCCCCGAGGCGCACCCGGGCTTCCTGACCTTTGACATCGCGGAAAAGGACCGCAGCGATCCTTGCGTTCACAGCAGGCTGCTGCTGGTCCACCGCCGCAGCCCCCAACAGACCttccagctgtggaagcagatCACGGACCCGAACCTCAGCTGCTGA
- the B3GNT8 gene encoding UDP-GlcNAc:betaGal beta-1,3-N-acetylglucosaminyltransferase 8 isoform X1 gives MKRKEMKPSRCITVATALLSLVALKAYIEWTVEEAERVPTPHGGHGVPTTAQPSKEDLPAFTLQRFNASLHQLRQSIPRTNAYWNEKQHQIFQDLDDGLVNTSWNDCSAGPEAASRVAKISDFSSYPELYRNFLLYDECRNFSLLINQAGKCSGTKNRTFLLLAIKSLPGNFAARQAVRDTWGREGEPGGLPVRTVFLLGTAQGRLGPRLQNLVEYESRSYGDILMWDFEDTFFNLTLKDFLFLSWTAEYCRDVRYILKGDDDVFINTPKVLEYLGSLDANKMLYMGQVMANASPFRVRRSKYYVPESYYVGPYPSYAGGGGYIFSGPLVRWLHLISRHIAFYPIDDVYTGLCFQALGILPEAHPGFLTFDIAEKDRSDPCVHSRLLLVHRRSPQQTFQLWKQITDPNLSC, from the coding sequence GAAGGAGATGAAACCTTCGCGGTGCATCACCGTGGCTACCGCTTTGCTTAGTCTGGTGGCCCTCAAAGCCTACATTGAGTGGACTGTGGAGGAGGCTGAGAGGGTCCCGACCCCTCACGGGGGGCACGGCGTCCCGACCACGGCCCAGCCCTCCAAGGAGGACTTGCCGGCCTTCACCCTGCAGCGCTTCAACGCCTCCTTGCACCAGCTGCGCCAGAGTATCCCACGGACGAACGCCTACTGGAACGAGAAGCAGCACCAGATCTTCCAGGACTTGGACGACGGGCTGGTGAACACTTCATGGAACGACTGTTCCGCCGGGCCCGAGGCAGCAAGCCGGGTGGCCAAAATCAGCGACTTCAGCTCCTATCCAGAACTTTACAGGAACTTCCTCCTCTACGACGAATGCCGGAACTTCTCTCTCTTGATCAACCAAGCGGGCAAGTGTTCTGGCACCAAGAACCGCACTTTCCTGCTCTTGGCTATCAAATCTCTGCCGGGGAATTTTGCCGCCCGCCAGGCCGTGCGGGACACGTGGGGGCGCGAGGGCGAGCCTGGAGGGTTGCCCGTCCGCACGGTCTTCTTGCTGGGCACGGCCCAGGGCCGCTTGGGGCCTCGGCTCCAGAACCTGGTGGAGTACGAGAGCCGGAGCTACGGCGACATCTTGATGTGGGACTTTGAGGACACCTTCTTCAACTTGACCCTGAAGGACTTCCTCTTCCTCAGCTGGACCGCAGAGTACTGCCGGGACGTGCGCTACATCCTCAAGGGGGACGACGACGTCTTCATCAACACACCCAAGGTCTTGGAGTACCTGGGGTCTCTAGACGCCAACAAGATGCTCTACATGGGCCAAGTGATGGCCAACGCTTCGCCGTTCCGTGTCCGCCGGAGCAAATACTACGTCCCCGAGTCGTATTACGTGGGGCCTTACCCGTCCTACGCGGGGGGCGGGGGGTATATCTTCTCAGGGCCGCTAGTCCGCTGGCTCCACCTCATCTCCCGACACATCGCGTTCTACCCCATTGACGACGTTTACACGGGCCTTTGCTTCCAAGCCCTGGGCATCCTCCCCGAGGCGCACCCGGGCTTCCTGACCTTTGACATCGCGGAAAAGGACCGCAGCGATCCTTGCGTTCACAGCAGGCTGCTGCTGGTCCACCGCCGCAGCCCCCAACAGACCttccagctgtggaagcagatCACGGACCCGAACCTCAGCTGCTGA